One stretch of Aquimarina sp. Aq107 DNA includes these proteins:
- a CDS encoding imelysin family protein: MKLKKLKITILLFVISVVSCNEDESSENTNNFDVRALLEEVTINNVIVSVNEFQDQSESLSDAVEAYLGEMNEDNLLDVRNQWKSTALTYASIYAFNIGDVRDQFFHQSLYNWPTLPNTIESFIANNDEINESFIMSISPQAKTLSGLEYLIYKDSLSTTNQEFLVSVNRQNYLRLIALELKTQANRLLNVWQESGDNYANVFANSQATGIEGSFNKLYNGLFNVIDTGKVTKIGKPAGLENSENTNPELTQAYFSNSSLDILKANILSIEEIYFNPNGIGISDYVFSVIRNDELNNAIKNKIDEVYNSINAIPGPLFQSITENPNEVADLHKKLEELGILFSVDVRSVLSIIITSTDNDGD, translated from the coding sequence ATGAAATTAAAAAAACTAAAAATTACAATTTTACTATTTGTTATAAGTGTAGTTTCTTGTAATGAAGATGAATCTTCGGAAAACACCAATAATTTCGATGTTAGAGCTCTTTTAGAAGAGGTTACTATAAATAATGTTATTGTTTCAGTTAATGAATTTCAAGACCAATCAGAGTCTCTTAGCGATGCTGTTGAAGCATATCTGGGGGAAATGAATGAAGATAATTTGTTAGATGTCAGAAATCAATGGAAATCTACAGCATTAACTTATGCTTCTATTTATGCATTTAATATTGGAGATGTAAGAGATCAATTCTTTCACCAATCACTTTATAATTGGCCAACTTTGCCTAATACAATAGAAAGTTTTATTGCTAATAATGATGAGATTAATGAAAGTTTTATAATGTCCATTAGCCCTCAAGCAAAAACACTTTCAGGGCTAGAGTATTTAATTTATAAAGACTCTTTGAGTACTACGAATCAAGAGTTTTTGGTTTCTGTAAATAGACAGAATTATTTAAGATTAATTGCTTTAGAGTTAAAAACTCAGGCAAATCGATTGCTAAATGTATGGCAAGAATCTGGAGACAATTATGCGAATGTATTTGCAAATAGTCAGGCAACTGGTATAGAAGGCTCCTTTAACAAACTTTATAATGGTTTGTTTAATGTTATCGATACCGGAAAGGTTACAAAAATTGGAAAACCCGCGGGCTTAGAGAATTCAGAAAACACAAATCCAGAATTAACACAAGCGTATTTTAGTAATTCTTCTCTAGATATATTAAAAGCTAATATATTAAGTATAGAAGAAATTTATTTTAATCCGAATGGGATAGGTATTTCCGATTATGTTTTTTCTGTAATTAGAAATGATGAGCTTAATAATGCAATTAAAAATAAGATAGATGAAGTTTATAATTCAATTAATGCTATTCCAGGGCCGTTGTTTCAGTCGATAACAGAGAATCCAAATGAAGTTGCAGATCTACATAAAAAACTAGAAGAACTAGGGATTTTATTTAGTGTTGATGTAAGAAGTGTTCTATCTATAATCATTACTTCTACAGATAATGATGGAGATTAG
- a CDS encoding di-heme oxidoredictase family protein yields MKKFFLLLSVLLTVSCSSDDDYVDIVDILYEEGEEFLTGSLGVNSTSSNAFGFEIEGLSFQDQARFATGNSLFNQSWVSSPASTTARDGLGPTFNARACATCHFKDGRGHPIENGATSRGFLMRVSLPGQDAFGFANPVPEYGTQIQDRANNGIPFEAKITVSYEIITGNYADGTSYELQKPIYTIVEEQFGVLNNVSMSPRVAQQTIGLGFISALPDTEITKFADEFDANNDGISGKANYVWDFDANSLQLGKYGWKANSPTLKQQITSAFHGDMGLTTSMFPENNCPSPQLDCIEAPNGGVPEVTDTQLERVQFYQANLAVPNRRNFKDESVLKGKKIFEELNCVGCHAINQKTANFPFSPLLGGITIKPYSDFLLHDMGEALADNRSDFMANGQEWRTQPLWGIGLISTVNDHTFLLHDGRARNIEEAILWHGGEGEESKQGFTNLEEEERAQLIDFINSL; encoded by the coding sequence ATGAAAAAGTTTTTTTTGCTGTTAAGTGTTTTGTTGACTGTAAGCTGTTCTAGTGATGATGATTATGTTGATATTGTAGATATCTTGTATGAGGAAGGAGAAGAGTTTTTAACCGGATCACTTGGAGTAAATTCTACGAGTAGTAATGCTTTCGGTTTTGAAATTGAAGGGTTGTCTTTTCAAGATCAAGCTAGATTTGCAACAGGGAATTCACTTTTTAATCAATCTTGGGTTTCTTCTCCAGCATCAACAACAGCACGAGATGGATTAGGACCTACATTTAATGCTCGTGCTTGCGCTACATGTCATTTTAAAGATGGTAGAGGTCATCCAATAGAAAATGGAGCTACTTCCAGAGGGTTTTTAATGCGTGTTAGTCTGCCAGGACAGGATGCTTTTGGTTTTGCAAATCCGGTTCCAGAATATGGAACTCAAATTCAAGATAGAGCAAACAATGGTATTCCTTTTGAAGCAAAAATTACAGTTAGTTATGAAATAATCACAGGAAATTACGCTGATGGTACTTCATATGAACTGCAGAAACCAATATACACGATTGTAGAAGAACAATTTGGAGTGTTGAATAATGTATCAATGTCTCCTAGAGTAGCTCAACAGACTATTGGTTTAGGGTTTATAAGTGCATTACCGGATACTGAGATTACTAAGTTTGCTGACGAATTTGATGCTAATAATGATGGGATATCGGGTAAGGCTAATTATGTCTGGGATTTTGATGCCAATAGCCTGCAACTGGGAAAATATGGTTGGAAAGCAAATTCTCCAACATTAAAACAGCAGATAACTTCTGCTTTTCATGGCGATATGGGATTGACTACATCAATGTTTCCAGAAAATAATTGCCCATCTCCACAATTAGATTGTATAGAGGCTCCAAATGGTGGTGTGCCTGAGGTAACGGATACTCAATTAGAACGCGTACAATTCTACCAAGCAAATCTAGCTGTACCTAATAGAAGAAATTTTAAAGATGAATCGGTGCTTAAAGGAAAAAAAATCTTTGAAGAGTTAAATTGTGTAGGGTGTCATGCGATTAATCAAAAAACTGCAAATTTTCCTTTTAGCCCATTATTAGGAGGCATAACAATCAAGCCTTATTCTGACTTCTTGTTACACGATATGGGAGAAGCGTTAGCTGATAATAGATCAGATTTTATGGCTAATGGACAAGAATGGCGAACTCAACCACTTTGGGGAATTGGTTTAATTAGTACAGTCAATGATCATACATTTTTATTACACGATGGAAGGGCCAGAAATATAGAAGAAGCTATACTTTGGCATGGAGGAGAAGGGGAAGAGAGTAAACAAGGTTTTACAAACCTGGAAGAAGAAGAAAGAGCGCAGTTAATTGACTTTATAAATTCATTGTAA
- a CDS encoding TonB-dependent receptor — protein sequence MATSGFSQGEIELNLEQTSIANVIEEIKSQTSYKFFYINDEVNLNQKTSIKVKKGTIEEVLSILFENTDISYSIIEEQIVLKKVSDVKEKLKIIREIKGNVKDSNGSPLPGANVLVKGTTIGAQTDFEGNFIINIPDDNSILVISYIGFETVEVDVTGKDFISVALKDASAQLDDVVIVGSRNPSRTATETAVPIDVIDITQIATQGPQTSVNEILNYVAPSFTSQTQTVSDGTDHIDPASLRGLGPDQVLVLVNGKRRHNTALVNVNGTVGAGSVGTDLNAIPTAAIQRIEVLRDGAAAQYGSDAIAGVINIVLKKGTNKLDVTLTTGANFSKNSNQFDGGSDGEKVKLDVNYGLPIGDNGGFINFTGSLSTREPALRNKDYQGDIFRGFHGAERIFAASGGNVAEMTLVDYQAASQDISYLDQVTKDQIAALDVSDPADIDTFRTLLDFDADEDELSARGLTRTDFRFKVGTAKLREGKFFANMSIPLGEDSEFYSFGGISYREGLASGFYRRPAQADGRANTPAFPNGFLPTIGTDIVDKSIAVGIKGKVNEWNVDFSNTYGINNFDITVGNSSNGTLGVATPRSFDAGALSFMQNTTNLDIGRFYDDIFKGLNIAMGAEYKVENYTISAGEEASYTSYDINGNIVTSTTPETDLVRNNFTGAVLGGGSQVFRGYDPNNETDEYRNSIAGYIDLEADFTEQWLVSLAGRYENFSDFGDTFNYKLATRYKITENFSVRGANSTGFRAPSLHQQFFSRTSTVFVDNQPFEQGTFTNNSRAASLIGIAQLKEETSSSFSLGLTAKVQNFTITADAYLINIDDRIVYSGSFGNGGDPELTQIFEDAGATSARFFVNAIDTKSQGIDVVVAHKMNIGENMILKNDLSATFAKTEVEDIRVPERIAAAGESGSFFDGQEEAFLTLAQPRTKLSLTNALSFGRYDILLRNVFFGEVTDPDDFNGDPRVDGTVVSDDAVYGGKVVTDLSFSAKVLENLNITIGANNLLDVYPDENRAGGTAGDQFVYSRRTSQFGYSGRFLFARINFSL from the coding sequence ATGGCAACTTCCGGCTTTTCGCAGGGCGAAATAGAACTTAATTTAGAGCAAACAAGTATTGCTAATGTAATAGAAGAGATTAAAAGTCAGACTTCGTATAAATTCTTCTATATTAATGATGAAGTCAATCTAAATCAAAAAACTTCTATTAAAGTAAAAAAGGGGACTATAGAAGAAGTATTATCTATACTTTTTGAAAATACAGATATCTCTTATTCTATTATAGAGGAACAAATTGTATTGAAGAAAGTTTCAGATGTAAAAGAAAAACTTAAAATTATTAGAGAGATAAAAGGTAACGTAAAAGATTCTAATGGGAGTCCGCTTCCTGGGGCTAATGTATTAGTAAAAGGGACTACCATAGGAGCGCAGACAGATTTTGAAGGGAATTTTATAATCAATATACCAGATGATAATAGTATACTGGTCATTTCTTATATAGGTTTTGAAACTGTGGAAGTTGATGTTACAGGAAAAGATTTTATTTCAGTGGCTTTAAAAGATGCTTCGGCTCAATTAGATGATGTTGTGATTGTAGGATCTAGAAATCCTAGTCGTACTGCTACAGAAACAGCAGTGCCTATTGATGTAATTGATATTACACAAATAGCAACACAAGGACCTCAAACATCGGTAAATGAAATATTAAATTATGTAGCACCATCTTTTACTTCCCAAACACAAACAGTATCTGACGGAACAGATCATATTGATCCTGCATCTTTACGTGGTTTAGGGCCTGATCAGGTATTGGTTTTAGTAAATGGAAAAAGAAGACATAACACCGCATTGGTAAATGTAAATGGAACTGTAGGAGCAGGTAGTGTAGGGACCGATTTAAATGCAATTCCTACAGCAGCTATTCAGCGTATCGAAGTATTACGAGATGGTGCAGCCGCTCAATATGGTTCTGACGCAATTGCCGGAGTAATAAACATTGTATTAAAAAAAGGAACTAATAAATTGGATGTTACATTGACTACTGGAGCAAATTTTAGTAAGAATTCCAACCAATTCGATGGAGGTAGTGATGGAGAAAAAGTAAAGCTTGATGTTAATTATGGACTGCCAATAGGAGATAATGGAGGGTTTATTAATTTTACAGGTTCATTGTCAACAAGAGAACCGGCGTTACGTAACAAAGATTATCAAGGAGATATTTTTAGAGGCTTCCACGGAGCAGAACGTATTTTTGCTGCTAGCGGAGGAAATGTTGCAGAAATGACATTAGTTGATTATCAAGCAGCTTCACAGGATATTTCGTACTTAGATCAGGTAACGAAGGATCAGATCGCGGCATTGGATGTTAGTGATCCAGCTGATATCGATACATTTAGGACGCTATTAGATTTTGATGCCGATGAGGATGAATTATCAGCCAGAGGATTAACACGTACTGATTTTAGATTTAAAGTAGGAACAGCTAAATTACGAGAAGGGAAGTTCTTTGCTAATATGTCTATTCCCCTTGGAGAAGATTCAGAATTCTACAGTTTCGGAGGGATCAGCTATCGAGAGGGTCTAGCATCTGGATTTTATAGAAGACCAGCGCAAGCAGATGGTAGAGCAAATACTCCAGCGTTTCCGAATGGATTCTTGCCAACTATCGGAACTGATATCGTAGATAAATCAATAGCAGTTGGTATCAAAGGAAAAGTAAATGAATGGAATGTGGATTTTTCCAATACTTATGGGATTAACAATTTCGATATTACTGTTGGAAACTCAAGTAATGGAACTTTAGGAGTGGCTACGCCGCGGAGTTTTGATGCAGGAGCCTTGAGTTTTATGCAGAATACTACAAATCTTGATATTGGTAGATTCTATGATGATATTTTTAAAGGATTAAATATAGCGATGGGAGCAGAGTATAAGGTAGAGAATTATACCATTAGTGCTGGAGAAGAAGCGTCTTATACAAGTTATGATATTAATGGTAATATTGTAACAAGTACTACTCCAGAAACAGATTTGGTGCGTAATAATTTTACAGGAGCGGTTCTTGGAGGAGGTTCGCAAGTATTTAGAGGTTATGATCCTAATAATGAAACTGATGAATATAGAAATAGTATCGCTGGTTATATTGATTTGGAAGCAGATTTTACAGAACAATGGTTGGTAAGTCTTGCAGGTAGATATGAGAATTTTTCAGATTTTGGAGATACATTTAATTACAAATTAGCAACTCGTTATAAAATAACTGAAAACTTCTCAGTTCGAGGTGCAAATAGTACAGGATTTAGAGCACCATCTTTACATCAACAATTTTTTAGTCGTACTAGCACGGTTTTCGTAGATAATCAGCCATTTGAACAAGGAACTTTTACTAATAATAGTAGGGCAGCTTCATTGATAGGGATAGCACAATTGAAAGAAGAAACATCCAGTAGTTTTAGTCTTGGGCTCACTGCTAAAGTTCAAAATTTCACTATTACGGCAGATGCATATTTAATTAATATAGACGATAGGATTGTGTATAGCGGTAGTTTTGGAAATGGAGGAGATCCTGAATTAACGCAGATTTTTGAAGATGCAGGAGCAACTAGTGCTCGATTCTTTGTTAATGCAATAGATACAAAATCACAAGGAATAGATGTGGTGGTGGCACATAAAATGAATATTGGAGAGAATATGATACTTAAAAATGATCTTTCCGCCACATTTGCTAAGACTGAAGTAGAAGATATAAGAGTTCCGGAAAGAATTGCTGCGGCAGGAGAAAGTGGAAGTTTTTTCGATGGGCAAGAAGAAGCTTTTTTAACATTAGCGCAACCAAGAACCAAGCTGAGTCTAACCAATGCTCTATCTTTTGGGCGGTATGATATTTTACTTAGAAACGTATTCTTTGGAGAAGTTACAGATCCAGATGATTTTAATGGAGATCCAAGAGTAGATGGAACTGTAGTTAGTGATGATGCGGTGTATGGAGGAAAAGTGGTTACAGATCTTTCATTTTCTGCAAAAGTTTTAGAAAATCTAAATATTACGATTGGAGCTAATAATTTGTTAGATGTGTATCCTGATGAAAATAGAGCAGGAGGAACAGCGGGTGACCAATTTGTGTACTCCAGAAGAACTTCTCAGTTTGGATATTCAGGTAGGTTTTTATTTGCAAGAATTAATTTTAGTCTTTAG
- a CDS encoding M23/M56 family metallopeptidase — protein MSNILTYLFQASLCLAILYCSYYLFFRRLTFHKINRVVLLLLIPCSLGIPLLNQIEFTVTPETITIPLFKELLPIDQPATEVVLPKKPHSEEKNYLTNLLSSIYILGFFIAIFRLSLSVIQLYRIKKKSTIFSKDGYRFVTTDTPHIFSSFGWIFIPNNKTNEIASAVIEHEKAHIKLWHTADLILTEIYIVIFWFNPFSYFFRKSIRSVHEFQADSFVLNTQIKKSYYLELLINTLQTKQTKKLHSYFNHSLIKKRIDMITKTHSNQKSIFRYILLLPIFIILLTAFIKPKFDDKNIVDDIIEEEIKVEIPPSIFPIENGSKDNITAVYGKTRKHPLLKKKVIHKGIDIRAKIGTSVLATEDGTVSVAKDKGNWGNLIVITHANGYETWYAHLDSFGVTENQKVSKGQVIGKSGNTGLSTGPHLHYEVKLNGKNMDPMDYLK, from the coding sequence ATGAGTAATATTTTAACATACCTGTTTCAAGCTAGTCTTTGTTTAGCCATATTATACTGTTCTTATTATTTATTCTTTAGAAGATTAACTTTTCATAAGATTAATAGAGTAGTATTACTCTTATTGATACCTTGCTCTTTAGGTATTCCACTACTAAATCAAATAGAATTTACTGTAACCCCCGAAACTATTACAATCCCTCTTTTTAAGGAACTTTTGCCAATAGATCAACCAGCAACAGAAGTTGTTTTACCAAAAAAGCCACACTCCGAAGAAAAGAATTATCTAACTAATCTTCTTTCATCAATATATATCTTGGGCTTCTTTATAGCAATATTTCGATTATCTCTATCTGTAATACAGCTTTATAGAATAAAGAAAAAGTCCACTATATTTTCGAAAGATGGATATCGTTTTGTTACAACAGATACTCCTCATATATTCTCAAGTTTCGGCTGGATTTTTATTCCAAATAATAAAACAAATGAAATTGCCTCAGCTGTTATAGAACACGAAAAAGCACATATTAAGCTATGGCATACTGCAGATTTAATACTTACGGAAATATATATTGTTATATTTTGGTTTAATCCATTCTCTTATTTTTTCAGAAAATCAATACGATCTGTTCACGAATTCCAAGCAGATAGCTTTGTTCTAAATACTCAAATAAAAAAATCCTATTATTTAGAACTCCTTATCAATACGTTACAAACCAAACAAACAAAAAAATTACATAGTTATTTTAATCATTCATTAATCAAAAAACGAATAGACATGATCACAAAAACCCATTCTAATCAAAAAAGTATTTTTAGATACATCTTACTATTACCAATTTTCATAATACTCTTAACAGCATTTATAAAACCTAAATTTGATGACAAGAATATTGTGGATGATATTATAGAGGAAGAAATCAAGGTCGAAATTCCGCCTTCGATATTTCCAATCGAAAATGGCTCAAAAGATAACATCACTGCGGTTTATGGAAAAACCCGTAAACACCCTCTTTTAAAAAAGAAAGTAATTCATAAAGGAATAGATATCCGAGCTAAAATTGGAACTTCAGTATTAGCTACTGAAGATGGAACAGTTTCTGTAGCAAAGGATAAAGGAAATTGGGGAAATTTAATTGTTATTACCCATGCTAACGGTTATGAAACTTGGTACGCTCACTTAGACAGTTTCGGAGTAACAGAAAATCAAAAAGTAAGCAAAGGGCAAGTTATTGGAAAAAGCGGAAACACAGGCCTTTCTACTGGTCCTCATCTTCATTATGAGGTAAAACTTAATGGAAAAAACATGGATCCAATGGATTACTTAAAATAA
- a CDS encoding BlaI/MecI/CopY family transcriptional regulator: MKDLTKAEEQIMRYLWKLEKAFLKDIVEQFPEPRPAYTTISTVIRTLVTKKFISFNTYGRIKEYYPLISKEVYFKNHFKGVVKNFFSGSISKFAMFFTNDEDLNVKELENMKQFIEEKIEKLKKENE; the protein is encoded by the coding sequence ATGAAAGACTTAACGAAAGCAGAGGAACAGATTATGCGATACTTGTGGAAGCTTGAAAAAGCGTTTCTAAAAGATATCGTAGAGCAATTTCCAGAACCTCGTCCTGCATATACTACCATCTCTACAGTAATTAGAACCTTAGTTACCAAAAAATTCATAAGTTTTAATACCTATGGAAGAATAAAAGAATATTACCCACTCATATCTAAAGAAGTTTATTTCAAAAATCATTTTAAAGGTGTTGTGAAAAATTTCTTTAGCGGTTCTATAAGCAAATTTGCCATGTTTTTTACAAATGATGAAGATTTGAATGTTAAAGAACTAGAGAACATGAAACAATTTATAGAAGAAAAAATTGAAAAATTGAAAAAAGAAAATGAGTAA
- a CDS encoding RNA polymerase sigma factor translates to MKNQHNNIEKSLINGLIEGNQKSYKILFDQYYDWLCNYVHKLSKDSTLSEDLVQNVFLRLWEKKSTLHITSSLRNYLFRSCHNEYLMHLRKQKKEIDLLDELKWEALFRLYQENEKTQQEADWLKIENAIEKLPKKCQEVFKLSRLEQKKHKEIAEILGISTKTVEVHITKALRFLKTNVSGFFF, encoded by the coding sequence ATGAAGAATCAACACAATAACATAGAAAAATCACTTATTAACGGGCTAATAGAGGGTAATCAAAAAAGTTATAAAATTTTATTTGATCAATATTATGACTGGTTATGTAATTATGTCCATAAGTTATCTAAGGATAGTACATTATCAGAAGATCTTGTACAAAATGTCTTTTTAAGGCTTTGGGAAAAAAAATCTACGTTGCACATTACCTCTTCACTTAGAAATTATCTTTTTCGATCTTGTCATAACGAATACCTGATGCATTTGCGTAAACAAAAAAAAGAGATCGATTTATTAGATGAATTAAAATGGGAAGCGCTTTTTAGATTATACCAAGAAAATGAAAAAACGCAACAAGAAGCAGATTGGTTAAAAATAGAAAACGCAATCGAAAAGCTTCCAAAAAAATGCCAAGAGGTTTTTAAATTAAGCAGATTGGAACAGAAAAAGCATAAGGAAATTGCTGAAATTCTAGGTATTTCTACAAAAACTGTAGAAGTTCATATCACGAAAGCATTGCGGTTTTTAAAAACAAATGTCTCTGGTTTTTTCTTTTAA
- a CDS encoding FecR family protein gives MDNYLTIIEKYLEGSISSLEKETLKQWLQQKQEHRDIFEKKIAQWHASSKDISVNSDKAFNRFLDSIKEKKLKESKVITLKTLKRVFQYAAIFIGVLVLGYYLTRLNPSNVENVENLVSTEAVKDDKIKIVQEDGTITYIDVNSLSDVITANGSMIGKKDRDKLVIADNVENSEEVEYLEISIPKGEIFQLSLSDGTKVWMNADSKLKFPKNFIAKEANRLVYLEGEAFFDVTTNKTQPFIVKTKEMDVKVLGTQFNVSSYAEDSTIKTTLVEGEVAINANDKLKELKLKPNDQAVYSKDDKVIAKKKVNTMLFTSWMQKKMIIHNEPFAEVIKRLERTYNVEIISTNQRLNNTRFTGEFDTENVKQILNVFSKTIKFNYEIENKRIVIAP, from the coding sequence ATGGATAATTATTTAACAATAATTGAGAAGTATTTAGAAGGAAGTATTTCTTCTTTGGAGAAAGAAACTTTGAAACAATGGTTACAACAAAAACAGGAGCATCGAGATATTTTTGAGAAAAAAATTGCTCAGTGGCATGCTTCCAGTAAAGATATTTCTGTAAACTCTGATAAAGCTTTTAACCGTTTTTTAGATTCGATAAAAGAAAAGAAATTAAAAGAGAGTAAAGTGATTACCTTAAAGACTTTAAAAAGAGTATTTCAATATGCAGCTATATTTATAGGGGTTCTGGTATTAGGGTATTACTTAACTAGATTAAACCCGTCTAATGTAGAAAATGTGGAAAATTTAGTATCTACTGAAGCGGTAAAAGATGATAAGATCAAAATTGTACAAGAAGATGGAACTATTACTTATATAGATGTAAACAGTCTATCGGATGTCATAACTGCTAATGGTAGTATGATTGGTAAAAAAGATAGAGATAAGTTGGTTATTGCCGATAATGTTGAAAATTCGGAGGAAGTAGAGTATTTGGAGATTTCTATTCCTAAAGGTGAAATTTTTCAATTGAGTTTGTCTGATGGAACGAAGGTTTGGATGAATGCTGATAGTAAACTAAAATTTCCTAAAAATTTTATAGCTAAAGAAGCAAATAGATTGGTATATCTGGAAGGAGAAGCGTTTTTTGATGTTACTACGAATAAAACACAACCATTTATAGTAAAAACTAAAGAGATGGATGTAAAAGTTTTAGGGACACAGTTTAATGTATCCTCTTATGCCGAGGATTCAACTATTAAAACAACGTTGGTTGAAGGTGAGGTTGCTATAAATGCTAATGATAAATTAAAGGAATTGAAGCTGAAACCAAATGATCAAGCGGTATATTCTAAGGATGACAAAGTAATAGCAAAAAAGAAAGTGAATACAATGCTATTTACATCTTGGATGCAGAAAAAGATGATAATACATAATGAACCTTTTGCTGAGGTAATTAAGAGGTTAGAGAGGACTTACAATGTAGAAATTATAAGCACAAATCAAAGATTAAATAATACTAGATTTACTGGAGAATTTGATACGGAAAATGTAAAACAGATTCTTAATGTATTTTCCAAGACTATAAAATTTAATTATGAAATAGAAAATAAAAGAATTGTCATCGCCCCGTAA
- a CDS encoding imelysin family protein — MKNSLTKLFLSTTILASMFSCSSDDDGGTTVVQVTKAAVIENYSSVVYQSYLDSYNGAVTMQTAINAFIDTPSEVNFEAAKTAWLNVREAYGQTEAYRESNGPIDTDETTATPWGIGNEGQLNAWPIDEGYVDYIEAGTEPYAGDYTSIISNTTITIDEATLVSLNEEDSDKSISTGWHAIEFLLWGQDNTIPSENQAGLRMFTDYTTADNADRRGEYLSAVTSLLVKDLKKLVDTWNTGGTYNTVFLALDEDTALKQLINGAFFIAGDELSSERIIAPLDSTDGIDNSGQEDEHSCFSDNTDRDIFANAQGVYNVVFGQYGTVSGASFYDLVKQVDENQAQILKEASDNAMEKVNAVANNAQPFDFLITQENTTDATPGVVLQSVIALQEWADVISESASIIGISL; from the coding sequence ATGAAAAACTCACTAACTAAACTATTTTTATCAACGACAATTTTAGCAAGTATGTTTTCTTGTTCTAGCGATGATGATGGAGGGACAACAGTAGTTCAAGTAACAAAAGCAGCGGTAATCGAAAACTATAGTAGCGTAGTATATCAATCCTATTTGGATAGTTATAATGGAGCAGTAACAATGCAAACTGCTATCAATGCATTTATAGACACACCTTCAGAAGTAAATTTTGAGGCAGCAAAAACGGCTTGGTTAAATGTTCGAGAAGCATATGGACAGACAGAAGCATATAGAGAATCTAATGGACCCATTGATACCGATGAAACGACAGCTACACCTTGGGGTATTGGTAATGAAGGACAGTTAAACGCATGGCCTATTGATGAAGGTTATGTAGATTACATTGAGGCTGGAACAGAGCCTTATGCGGGTGATTATACAAGTATTATTAGTAATACAACTATAACTATTGATGAAGCTACTCTTGTTTCTTTAAATGAAGAAGATAGTGATAAGTCTATTAGTACAGGTTGGCATGCTATAGAATTTTTATTATGGGGACAGGATAATACAATCCCTAGCGAAAATCAGGCTGGTTTAAGAATGTTTACAGATTACACTACAGCGGATAATGCTGATAGAAGAGGAGAGTATCTTTCGGCAGTAACAAGTTTATTGGTAAAAGATCTTAAAAAATTAGTAGATACTTGGAATACAGGAGGAACTTACAATACAGTTTTCTTAGCATTAGATGAAGATACTGCTTTAAAGCAATTAATAAACGGAGCATTCTTTATTGCAGGAGATGAGTTAAGCTCAGAAAGAATTATTGCTCCTTTGGATAGTACTGACGGTATCGACAACTCTGGTCAGGAGGATGAACATTCGTGTTTTTCGGATAATACCGACAGAGATATTTTTGCCAATGCTCAAGGAGTTTACAATGTGGTTTTTGGTCAGTATGGTACTGTTTCTGGAGCTTCATTTTACGATTTAGTAAAACAAGTTGATGAAAATCAGGCACAAATATTAAAAGAAGCATCAGATAATGCTATGGAAAAAGTAAATGCTGTAGCTAATAATGCGCAACCATTCGATTTTTTAATCACACAAGAAAACACTACTGATGCAACACCTGGTGTTGTACTGCAGAGTGTTATAGCTTTACAAGAATGGGCTGATGTAATAAGTGAATCTGCATCAATTATTGGGATTAGTCTTTAA